A genome region from Streptomyces antimycoticus includes the following:
- a CDS encoding SRPBCC domain-containing protein, which yields MFEAINWPETMVPSRSPIHFTNELEVEASPERIWSLLVDPKAWPSFYPGVEHVQLLDGHESLRLGTRFETNLAGQDVFASVQEFEPVSRIAWGGYPKVSEESKAHHAWIITPTSKGCHLWTEETMQGPHWIEMAKPAPDVYWRTHEELLAALAKVATDPGYAVGRS from the coding sequence ATGTTCGAAGCTATCAATTGGCCCGAGACCATGGTTCCCAGCCGCTCACCGATCCACTTCACCAACGAGCTCGAGGTCGAAGCGTCTCCGGAAAGGATTTGGTCCCTGCTCGTGGACCCCAAGGCTTGGCCCAGCTTCTACCCGGGCGTCGAGCATGTCCAGCTGCTTGACGGCCACGAGTCACTGCGCCTTGGCACACGGTTCGAAACCAACCTGGCCGGACAAGACGTCTTCGCGTCGGTACAGGAGTTTGAGCCTGTGTCGCGCATCGCCTGGGGTGGTTACCCGAAGGTTTCGGAAGAATCCAAGGCCCACCATGCCTGGATCATCACCCCCACTTCCAAGGGATGCCACCTTTGGACGGAAGAGACGATGCAGGGCCCGCACTGGATCGAAATGGCGAAGCCGGCCCCCGACGTCTATTGGCGCACCCACGAGGAGCTTCTTGCGGCGCTCGCCAAGGTAGCGACCGATCCTGGGTACGCCGTCGGACGTTCCTGA
- a CDS encoding SRPBCC domain-containing protein, with protein MPKKEEQPMYDKVNWPERYDPMASAIYALNDIDVKAPPEVVWKLLVDAENWSSYFPPEDQVKILGGELELALGTQYSRVTVGFPMSLRVTEHKPFSRLSWETFVDGDETGSSAYHGWVITPTDDGCHVLSEETQQGPFFLEELGRKNPGALYRYHQDWVECLARAAEAEAAPRPA; from the coding sequence ATGCCCAAGAAGGAGGAACAACCGATGTATGACAAGGTGAATTGGCCCGAGCGGTATGACCCGATGGCATCAGCTATCTACGCGCTCAACGACATCGACGTGAAGGCGCCGCCCGAAGTGGTGTGGAAGCTGCTCGTCGACGCCGAGAACTGGTCGAGCTACTTTCCTCCCGAGGATCAGGTCAAAATCCTTGGCGGTGAGCTGGAACTGGCGCTCGGAACCCAGTACAGCCGGGTGACGGTTGGCTTTCCCATGAGTCTGAGGGTGACGGAGCACAAGCCCTTCAGCAGGCTCTCGTGGGAGACATTCGTCGACGGTGACGAAACCGGCTCAAGTGCGTACCACGGCTGGGTCATCACGCCCACGGACGACGGTTGTCACGTGCTGAGCGAGGAAACGCAGCAGGGCCCCTTCTTCCTCGAGGAGCTCGGGCGCAAGAATCCCGGTGCGCTCTATCGTTATCACCAGGACTGGGTCGAATGCCTCGCCCGCGCCGCAGAGGCGGAGGCGGCGCCTCGCCCCGCATAA
- a CDS encoding NAD-dependent epimerase/dehydratase family protein, which translates to MAQAFITGGSGFIGQVLVRRLRDEGHTVRVLVRSEASAAKVSALGAEPVRGELTDPATWRNEVTGSDVVFHLAAETDITADRARHEHVSVRGTQAAVDAARHAQVPRFVHCGSEAALLAGDPLVDVDETAPLRPDSPAAYCAAKAAAEKIVLDANTPGFATVSIRPRFVWGPGSILIEGLVAAARAGEFAWIDGARYTTDVTFVDNAVEGLILGWLRGRPGQVYFITDQHRVILREFMETLFGIYGVDTPIPDLDAETAVHEVPVPARWFLGQSCILRTDKAVAELDYQPMVSHAAGLDAVRKSVAADGA; encoded by the coding sequence ATGGCACAGGCGTTCATCACGGGCGGTTCGGGGTTCATCGGCCAGGTGCTGGTACGCCGGCTCCGCGACGAGGGGCACACGGTCCGTGTTCTGGTCAGAAGCGAGGCGTCGGCCGCGAAGGTGTCCGCGCTGGGCGCGGAGCCTGTACGCGGCGAGTTGACCGACCCGGCCACGTGGCGGAATGAGGTGACGGGCAGCGACGTGGTGTTCCACCTCGCTGCCGAGACGGATATCACCGCTGACCGTGCGCGTCATGAACATGTATCGGTCCGCGGCACCCAGGCAGCCGTCGACGCGGCCCGCCACGCGCAGGTGCCTCGGTTCGTCCACTGCGGGAGCGAGGCAGCCCTCCTGGCCGGCGACCCGCTCGTCGACGTCGATGAAACCGCGCCGCTGCGACCGGACTCGCCAGCCGCCTACTGCGCGGCGAAGGCCGCCGCCGAGAAGATCGTGCTCGATGCGAACACCCCCGGCTTCGCCACGGTGTCGATCCGCCCCAGGTTCGTCTGGGGTCCCGGCAGCATCCTCATCGAGGGCCTGGTAGCCGCGGCGAGGGCGGGAGAGTTCGCCTGGATCGACGGAGCCCGGTACACGACCGACGTCACCTTTGTCGACAACGCCGTCGAGGGCCTCATCCTCGGATGGCTGCGCGGCCGGCCGGGTCAGGTCTACTTCATCACCGACCAGCACCGTGTCATCCTGCGCGAGTTCATGGAGACGTTGTTCGGGATCTATGGCGTCGATACGCCGATCCCCGACCTGGACGCCGAGACCGCCGTCCACGAGGTCCCCGTTCCCGCCCGGTGGTTCCTCGGGCAGTCGTGCATTCTGCGGACGGACAAAGCCGTGGCCGAACTCGATTACCAGCCCATGGTTTCCCATGCCGCCGGTCTGGACGCCGTCCGGAAGTCGGTGGCCGCCGACGGCGCGTGA